The nucleotide window GCCTGGGCTTGATTATGTGGCGGCTTTTTTTGGTTGCCTTTATGCGGGCGCAATTGCTGTGCCGATTTATCCGCCCAGCAAAAACAGGCACTTGCGTAGATTGCTCAGCATTGTGGATGATGCCAAAGCCAAATTTATCCTGACCCAGGAAATCTTTGCCGATCAAGACTTTGGCGCTCACTCGATTGTATTGAAAATCGATCAAATCGATGATTGTGCTTTAAATAGCTATCAACCTGTGGCGCGCAGCGAAGAAGATTTAGTATTTTTACAATACACTTCCGGTTCGACCAGCAATCCCAAGGGCGTGATGGTCAGCTATGGTAATATTTCTGCCAATATAGCTATTATGCAGAGCAACTTTGAGGAGCACACCACAGTGACCTGCTCCTGGCTCCCACCTTATCATGATATGGGGTTAGTTGCCGGGATTATGCTGCCTATGTATCTTAAGGCGCGGGCTATTCTCATGGCGCCCTCTAATTTTTTACAATCACCGCTACGTTGGCTAGAGGTGATCTCCCGCGAACGTGTGGAACTGACGGCCGGTCCTAATTTCGCTTATGATTTGTGTGTGAATAAAATCACCAAGGAACAAGTGGCGCAATTAGATTTAAGCTGCTGGAAATATGCTGTTAATGGTGCAGAACCTATACGTCAAACGACATTACAGCGTTTTGTTGAGCATTTTGCGCCCGCAGGATTTGATCCGGCTAACTTATATCCTTGCTATGGATTAGCAGAGGCCACATTGATGCTGACTGGAATCCGAAGTACGGCAAATAATGTCTTCCCTTTGCTTAAATCCGAATTGGAGAAAGGCAAGGTGGTGCCAGCTAAAGATCCTAAAAATCAATTGACAGTCAATATCGTAAATTGTGGTCATCCCCAGCCTGAGCATACTATACGCATTGTTGACCCCAGTACCCATGCTGCGTTACCTGAGCTTAATATCGGTGAAATTTGGGCTAGCGGACCCAGCATTGCCAAAGGGTATCTCAACAAGCCCCAACTCACACAAACTATTTTTCACGCGCAATTAAAAGATGAACCCAAAGTACACTATATGCGTACCGGCGATCTAGGTTTTATGCACAATAACCAGCTCTACGTCACTGGGCGCATTAAAGATCTCATTATTATCAGAGGTCTTAATTATTATCCCCAAGATATTGAGCAAACCGTAACGGAAAGCCATCCCTCCTTACAGAATCATGGCGCAGCTGCTTTTTCAGTTGAAATAAACAATGAAGAACAATTAGTCGTCATCCAAGAAGTGAAACGGGAAAAATTGCAAAGGCTAGACAGTGAAGCGGTGCTGGATGCGATTCAAGAAGCGCTATTAAAAGAACATGGGTTGAGTGCGCATAGCATAGTATTACTTAAACCATATTCTCTGCCTAAAACTTCCAGTGGCAAAGTACAGCGTTGGTCTTGCCGTGCTGAATTTCTTGCCAATACCCTCAACAGCGTCGCACGTTGGGATCAAGCTACACCCACTACTACGTCATCCTGCGACTCGAATGTGGGAACTCAAGCGGAACACACGGGCGTCCAAGTGCAGCCAGTTGTAAAACATTCCCAATTTACCGGAAAAGAAGAAGCAATCATCTGGTTAAAGCAATGGTTTGCCCAGCACTTGCGTGTACCAGCTCAAGAAATTTTGATTCACAAAAATTTGGTGGATATGGGCGTTAATTCGCTGATAGCAGCAGAGTTAGGTAGTGAGTTATATAATAAACTGGGTGTGAGACTGGATATTATTACCTTATTTGAACAACATTCCTTGGATAAATTGGCAGATTTTTTAACCACCGATCCTGCGGTTATAGGTAAATTTAACCCAAGTCATGCAAGCCATAGCCAGGGCGTCGTGCCATTACGTGAGCATAGACAGAATTTAGTTAAGCCCTTAGATAAAGAACTGCTAGCCACAGTAAAAAATATTTATTTTAAAGTGAACAGTGGGATATCCACCAATAATACGGTTATTGCAGGCGAGGAGTTTATTAATTACTCTGGGTATAACTATTTAGGTATGTCAGGTGATAAACAAGTCACCGAAGCCGTGATCCAAGCAGTAAAAGAATACGGCACTTCAGTTTCAGCGAGTCGTATGGTATCGGGAGAAAAAGCCCTACATATTCAGCTGGAACGAG belongs to Gammaproteobacteria bacterium and includes:
- a CDS encoding aminotransferase class I/II-fold pyridoxal phosphate-dependent enzyme; the protein is MNGVISLLELVQQRATEFPTDTAYQFLTSSSGYDTLSYAELDKKARAIAATLQQHGCYNERAVLLLPPGLDYVAAFFGCLYAGAIAVPIYPPSKNRHLRRLLSIVDDAKAKFILTQEIFADQDFGAHSIVLKIDQIDDCALNSYQPVARSEEDLVFLQYTSGSTSNPKGVMVSYGNISANIAIMQSNFEEHTTVTCSWLPPYHDMGLVAGIMLPMYLKARAILMAPSNFLQSPLRWLEVISRERVELTAGPNFAYDLCVNKITKEQVAQLDLSCWKYAVNGAEPIRQTTLQRFVEHFAPAGFDPANLYPCYGLAEATLMLTGIRSTANNVFPLLKSELEKGKVVPAKDPKNQLTVNIVNCGHPQPEHTIRIVDPSTHAALPELNIGEIWASGPSIAKGYLNKPQLTQTIFHAQLKDEPKVHYMRTGDLGFMHNNQLYVTGRIKDLIIIRGLNYYPQDIEQTVTESHPSLQNHGAAAFSVEINNEEQLVVIQEVKREKLQRLDSEAVLDAIQEALLKEHGLSAHSIVLLKPYSLPKTSSGKVQRWSCRAEFLANTLNSVARWDQATPTTTSSCDSNVGTQAEHTGVQVQPVVKHSQFTGKEEAIIWLKQWFAQHLRVPAQEILIHKNLVDMGVNSLIAAELGSELYNKLGVRLDIITLFEQHSLDKLADFLTTDPAVIGKFNPSHASHSQGVVPLREHRQNLVKPLDKELLATVKNIYFKVNSGISTNNTVIAGEEFINYSGYNYLGMSGDKQVTEAVIQAVKEYGTSVSASRMVSGEKALHIQLERAISELIGAEDAAVLPSGYATNIAIITHLFGPGDLVVYDALSHKSILQGSLFSGATCMAFPHNDYAALEELLEKTREQYQRVLIVSEGAFSMDGDICDVRQLIAAKKRFETFLMLDEAHSMGVIGDTGRGTREYFNLNSEDVDIWMGTLSKSFASCGGYIAGTAELIENFKYSSAGFVYSAGISPANTAAALAAIKLMNQQPQRVTLLRQRHSLLLSLLKEQGIPTGNSFDTPIIPIMAGTTEGAIQLSSYLAQRKIYALPIFYPAVEKNLARIRLFVNCLHTEEQIRYTAKTIAEAYKLLQNSQDTEIAIAV